The following are encoded together in the Oscarella lobularis chromosome 10, ooOscLobu1.1, whole genome shotgun sequence genome:
- the LOC136192323 gene encoding leishmanolysin-like peptidase → MTSSILWRVDIRLIVVLLAFSAARVASRSIQRRAPTDIVAYRLDVTYDDKSLNNIIDARFVNDVKRTLVPTLAHWLLERLRVSTDHEPIRLSPDCGAKGLTADKTACVDACATMTRCGEASVPPDHLGLCRRCGFFSEVCPRCFECVDDVLPPGVANKDYLLYVTAVNGSDCASGVVFTSSSCRQQSDGLRRPIAGNINICPYADLHSGVEYFEYYFGLLLREMIKLLGFSVDLYPDWSQHADNVRSNWTIAQSSGKFGHVPNSEYVFIAPTVQSAARNHYACPSLAGMLLATSTSSSPLPYWNQRIAWGELMTPDPPPGAVVSQLTLALLNDTGWYEIDFKKAEQLTWGQGLGCNFVTDNCLGFMLSHGEAVRDAQKQFDDAWRKSASVNQLRWGLRSAAVASQSSLTPPNDYPFTGVLGEDVSRMTRCSVGHRYVGESHLQKQSQNVDSKYVYFSQTFDGAELADFERYASADFYMDYCPYWKPVRRGGGGKLKLFDCKNASAVPSSNDFLERYGLQSSCVNFASPWMYNGEKQVSFEQHDHIGSGCYVIQCLKDETLTIDVAGTEYTCSKEMKTVNIDFTSPVGNRYEVQLECPPYDVICGGVYGCPSNCNHRGTCKNLNCSCHSGFGGESCSNVEGVGEYLPEDSGDPAIDNSFRWTAQVILNYVFTLLAALGMVFILIWVLKCGGLSKTSSMKTDPAERRKQKREEMRRTQRQGNGREGRQQQQQRLPQQQAPPPFRVRPEAPRPPYPVQASVGQYQFSPAKASSQRGSVADEVELFAEDS, encoded by the exons atgacgtcgtctATTTTGTGGCGGGTAGACATACGTCtgatcgtcgttctcttggCCTTCTCGGCCGCCCGCGTCGCCTCGCGATCGATTCAACGCCGAGCGCCCACGGACATCGTCGCCTATCGTCTCGACGTCACATACGACGACAAATCGCTAAACAACATCATCGACGCTCgattcgtcaacgacgtAAAGCGAACGCTCGTTCCAACGCTCGCCCATTGGCTTCTCGAACGCCTGCGCGTTTCGACGGACCACGAACCCATTCGACTTTCGCCCGATTGCGGCGCGAAAGGTCTAACGGCCGATAAGACGGCGTGCGTGGACGCGTGCGCGACGATGACGCGGTGCGGCGAGGCGTCCGTTCCTCCCGATCATTTGGGCTTGTGTCGACGTTGCGGTTTCTTCAGCGAAGTGTGCCCGCGCTGTTTCgagtgcgtcgacgacgtcttgccGCCCGGCGTCGCCAATAAGGATTATTTGCTATATGTGACGGCTGTCAATGGATCGGATTGCGCCTCCGGAGTCGTCTTtacgtcttcgtcgtgtCGACAACAGAGCGATGGTCTTCGTCGTCCCATTGCCGGAAATATCAACATCTGTCCCTATGCTGATCTTCACAGCGGCGTCGAATACTTTGAATATTATTTTGGATTGTTGCTGCGTGAGATGATTAAATTATTGGGATTTTCCGTCGATTTGTATCCTGATTGGTCGCAACACGCTGACAACGTTCGATCTAATTGGACTATAGCACAATCGTCAGGAAAG TTCGGACACGTTCCTAACAGCGAATACGTCTTTATAGCACCAACTGTTCAGTCTGCAGCTCGCAATCATTACGCTTGTCCTTCCCTCGCTGGAATGCTTCTCGCTACAAGTACGTCATCATCTCCTCTACCCTACTGGAATCAACGTATCGCTTGGGGCGAACTGATGACCCCCGATCCTCCGCCGGGTGCCGTCGTCTCACAACTCACACTCGCTCTTCTCAACGATACCGGCTGGTatgaaatcgatttcaaaaaagccGAACAATTGACGTGGGGTCAGGGACTCGGCTGTAATTTTGTCACTGATAATTGCCTCGGTTTCATGCTCTCGCACGGCGAAGCCGTGCGCGACGCGCAGaagcaattcgacgacgcgtggCGAAAATCAGCTTCTGTGAATCAATTACGATGGGGTCTCCGTTCCGCCGCTGTTGCCAGCCAATCATCATTGACTCCACCAAACGATTATCCCTTTACCGGTGTTCTAGGTGAGGACGTCAGTCGAATGACGCGCTGTTCCGTAGGACATCGTTACGTTGGCGAAAGCCACCTGCAAAAACAATCGCAAAACGTTGACAGCAAGTACGTTTATTTTTCACAAACGTTTGACGGCGCTGAATTGGCTGACTTTGAACGCTACGCATCCGCCGATTTTTATATGGATTATTGTCCGTACTGGAAGCCGGTaagacgcggcggcggcggaaaactGAAATTGTTTGACTGTAAGAATGCGTCAGCTGTTCCATCGAGCAATGATTTTCTC GAACGATATGGCTTGCAGTCGTCATGCGTCAATTTTGCTTCGCCGTGGATGTACAACGGTGAGAAGCAGGTGTCGTTCGAGCAGCACGATCACATTGGAAGTGGATGCTACGTCATCCAATGTCTCAAAGACGAAACGCTGACCATCGACGTCGCTGGAACCGAATACACGTGCAGCAAGGAAATGAAAACAGTCAATATTGACTTCACTTCGCCTGTAGGGAACAGATATGAAGTCCAATTGGAGTGTCCTccctatgacgtcatttgtgGAGGAGTCTATGGTTGTCCTTCGAATTGTAATCATAGGGGCACCTGCAAAA ATTTGAATTGTTCTTGTCATTCCGgtttcggcggcgaatcgtGTTCGAACGTCGAAGGCGTGGGCGAATATTTGCCGGAAGACAGCGGCGATCCGGCCATCGATAATTCATTTCGATGGACGGCGCAAGTCATATTGAACTACGTTTTCACGCTTCTCGCTGCTCTAGGCATGGTCTTCATTCTCATATGGGTGCTCAAGTGCGGCGGTCTGAGCAAGACGTCGAGCATGAAGACCGATCCGGCGGAGCGCCGGAAACAGAAGAGGGAGGAGATGCGACGCACTCAGCGCCAGGGAAACGGGCGAGAAGGAcgacagcagcagcagcaaaggTTGCCACAGCAACAGGCACCTCCTCCTTTTCGTGTACGGCCGGAGGCGCCGAGACCTCCGTATCCCGTTCAGGCTTCCGTAGGACAGTATCAATTTTCTCCTGCGAAAGCGAGTAGTCAGCGTGGTAGCGTAGCGGACGAAGTAGAACTGTTTGCAGAAGATTCTTAG
- the LOC136192337 gene encoding biogenesis of lysosome-related organelles complex 1 subunit 2-like, with protein MDDEGSTKVQVDDSESKDDAKSEEETAEACATEDESHRIFDLCEDMFEKAAAYLRGELSSTADEYQLLERLNRLTIAKYADMANLAENLSATMTDVNHKYQNLEPYLTQVEQLEQSVTALEQAAYKLDAYSKRLEAKFKQLERR; from the exons atggacgacgaaggaagcaCCAAAGTCCAAGTAGACGATTCGGAATCGAAA GATGACGCGAAATcggaagaagaaacggcagAAGCGTGCGCCACAGAAGACGAATCGCATCGAATCTTCGATCTATGCGAGGACATGTTCGAAAAAGCGGCTGCCTACCTTCGCGGCGAGCTCTCGTCGACAGCGGACGAATACCAGCTCCTGGAGCGCCTAAATCGACTCACAATCGCAAAATACGCCGACATGGCGAACCTCGCCGAGAATCTGAGCGCAACAATGACTGACGTCAATCACAAGTACCAGAACTTGGAGCCCTATCTGACGCAGGTCGAACAGCTCGAGCAGAGCGTCACGGCGCTCGAACAAGCCGCCTACAAACTCGACGCCTATTCCAAACGACTCGAAGCGAAATTTAAACAGTTGGAAAggaggtga
- the LOC136192334 gene encoding receptor expression-enhancing protein 5-like, which translates to MSTAKAIRENLDKFLAQDNPVTKAMGMAEARFKIPKIYQAYAAGCLIGFYLLFGYAAALLCNFIGVIYPAYRSCKALETEDKDDDVQWLTYWVVFAVFTVIEFFSDILLSWMPFYFLIKCLFLVWCMVPVTSNGSKVIYDRIVRPYFLKYEKKVDKGIADAKKLAAKVKEEGESVASQAGTAITKEAVSHMLSGEKSDKQD; encoded by the exons ATGTCGACAGCTAAAGCAATTCGCGAAAACCTCGACAAATTCCTCGCTCAGGACAACCCAGTGACCAAAGCGATGGGCATGGCCGAAGCCCGATTCAAGATACCGAAGATCTACCAAGCATACG CTGCCGGATGCTTAATCGGCTTCTATCTCCTCTTCGGCTACGCCGCGGCACTTCTGTGCAACTTCATTGGCGTCATTTACCCCGCTTACCGATC ATGCAAGGCGCTCGAAACGGAGGATAAGGATGACGACGTCCAATGGCTCACCTATTGggtcgtcttcgccgttttcACTGTCATCGAATTCTTTTCCGACATCCTGCTCTCGTGGATGCCATTCTATTTTCTCATCAAG TGTTTGTTCCTCGTCTGGTGCATGGTTCCTGTAACCAGCAATGGATCGAAGGTTATCTATGATCGCATCGTTCGGCCTTACTTTTTGAAatacgaaaagaaagtcgatAAGGGTATAGCCGATGCAAAGAAATTGGCGGCCAAagtgaaagaagaaggagaatcgGTGGCATCGCAAGCTGGAACAGCTATAACCAAGGAAGCCGTCTCTCACATGTTGTCTGGAGAGAAGTCAGACAAGCAGGACTAG
- the LOC136192325 gene encoding actin nucleation-promoting factor WASL-like has translation MAQDRRARPQQQSYRSNLLENDENDAVINILGSKLVILSSSVAQLLFASPDPRNWTKHRTGVICFVKDMAKKSYFIRMIDLHARVVAFDQELYEQIRYNPAKEHFHMFPGDKHTVGLNFADSREADHFKNEVMTKINQYKQKLANRQQRRAAPSAPAPALPSSSAPPPPPPAAAPSQSGGNVSIPPSVTSGPSAVNVKMKGEKGTVRAAKGARKRINKSDISGPSNFQHVQHIGFDPQKGFDTNNLDNNWRKLFDQVGVTKDQLEDKETAQFIYDFVQKQGGIEAALQKPQQGSLAPAAAAPPPPPPMGNPHIRSAAPAPPTRRGAPPPPPPNRGSSAGPPPPPPTRGGPPPPPPMRGGPPPPPHMGARSGPPPPPPMGGGGGPVPPPPPPPPGPPPPPSAGPPPPPPMGGGPPPPPPISGGGGGGGRSDLLASIRAGASLQKVDVNEIRPASTGDSRGDLLAAIRKGKNLKTVTDDERSPPPSGDEGLSGMAGALARALADRSRAIQVSDEEDDDFDEDDDDEEWDD, from the exons ATGGCACAAGATCGACGAGCTCGACCCCAGCAGCAGTCCTATAGGTCGAATCtgctcgaaaacgacgagaatgaTGCTGTCATAAACATTCTGGGATCAAAACTAGTA ATTCTCTCGTCGAGCGTTGCTCAACTGCTCTTCGCTTCGCCGGATCCGCGCAACTGGACGAAACATCGCACCGGAGTCATCTGCTTCGTCAAGGATATGGCGAAAAAATCCTATTTCATACGAATGATCGATCTCCAC GCGCGCGTTGTCGCTTTCGATCAAGAACTGTACGAACAGATTCGCTACAATCCAGCCAAAGAACATTTCCATATGTTTCCTGGTGAC AAACACACTGTTGGCCTAAATTTTGCCGATTCGCGCGAAGCAGATCACTTCAAGAACGAAGTGATGAcgaaaattaatcaatataAACAAAAACTTG CGAATCGACAACAGAGAAGAGCGGCTCCTTCGGCTCCAGCTCCAGCTTTGCCTTCTTCATCGGCTCCccctccgccgccaccaGCTGCGGCGCCGTCGCAGAGCGGCGGAAATGTGTCAATTCCGCCGAGCGTTACAAGTGGGCCTTCGGCTGTGAACGTGAAAATGAAAGGGGAAAAAGGAACAGTGAGAGCGGCGAAGGGTGCACGTAAGAGAATCAATAAAAGTGATATATCAGGTCCAAGCAATTTCCA GCACGTGCAACACATTGGCTTCGATCCTCAAAAGGGATTCGATACAAACAACTTGGACAATAATTGGCGCAAACTCTTCGATCAAGTCGGCGTCACAAAGGACCAActcgaagacaaagaaactgCCCAATTCATCTACGATTTCGTCCAGAAACAGGGTGGCATCGAAGCGGCGCTCCAGAAACCTCAACAAGGTTCGTTAGCtcccgctgctgctgcgccgccgccgccaccgcccaTGGGTAACCCTCACATACGTTCCGCTGCTCCCGCTCCTCCCACACGCCGTGGAGcgcctccaccgccgccaccgaaTCGCGGCAGTAGCGCCGGTCCTCCTCCACCACCGCCAACTCGCGGTGGACCACCACCGCCTCCTCCAATGAGAGGCGGTCCACCTCCTCCGCCTCATATGGGTGCAAGATCTGGCCCTCCGCCTCCACCTCCCatgggcggcggcggtggacCTGtcccaccgccgccaccgcctccTCCTGGGCCTCCTCCACCGCCCAGTGCTGgtcctccaccgccgcccCCTATGGGTGGCGGACCTCCACCTCCGCCGCCAATTTctggtggtggcggcggcggaggtcGGTCTGATTTGCTTGCGTCGATTCGGGCGGGCGCTTCACTCCAGAAAGTGGATGTTAATGAAATCAGGCCGGCGTCTACTGGAGATTCGAGGGGAGACTTGCTTGCTGCTATTAGAAAGgggaaaaatttgaaaact GTTACGGATGATGAAAGGAGTCCTCCTCCTTCAGGCGATGAAGGACTCAGTGGCATGGCAGGTGCTCTTGCAAGGGCTTTGGCTGATAGATCTCGAGCCATACAAGTCTCAG ATGAGGAAgatgacgattttgacgaagacgatgatgacgaagaatgGGACGATTAG